Proteins encoded within one genomic window of Amycolatopsis nigrescens CSC17Ta-90:
- a CDS encoding ribokinase, whose product MNHDVLVVGSANADLVVPVNRRPGGGETVLGGDTRVSAGGKGANTAVAAARLGADVALLGAVGDDAYGTLLLDSLRTAGVHTGLVRISERPTGIAYITVTPDGENSILVSPGANSALTPSDVGALSGVKVLVASMEIPLETVEHAVRAAAEVGVRALLNLSPVAEVRPETLEALDVLLVNEHEAAWLLGETDSDPAKLLDLGPRSAVVTLGARGALVVERTGSTEVASEKVAAVDTTGAGDAFAGALAAALAEGATLADAARRAVRVAAFSVTKPGAQPSYPTAAELG is encoded by the coding sequence ATGAATCATGACGTGCTGGTGGTCGGCTCCGCCAACGCTGATCTTGTGGTGCCGGTAAACCGCCGCCCCGGCGGCGGCGAGACCGTGCTCGGCGGCGACACCCGGGTGTCGGCCGGCGGCAAGGGCGCGAACACCGCGGTCGCCGCGGCCAGGCTGGGTGCGGACGTCGCGTTGCTCGGCGCGGTCGGTGACGACGCGTACGGCACCCTGCTGCTGGACTCGCTGCGCACCGCCGGGGTGCACACCGGCCTGGTGCGGATCTCCGAGCGGCCGACCGGGATCGCCTACATCACCGTCACCCCGGACGGCGAGAACTCGATCCTGGTCTCCCCCGGCGCGAACTCCGCGCTGACCCCCTCGGACGTCGGCGCGCTGTCCGGGGTCAAAGTGCTGGTGGCGTCCATGGAGATCCCGCTGGAGACCGTGGAACACGCGGTGCGCGCCGCGGCCGAAGTCGGGGTGCGCGCACTGCTGAACCTGTCGCCGGTGGCCGAGGTGCGGCCGGAGACCCTGGAAGCGCTGGACGTGCTCCTGGTCAACGAGCACGAGGCGGCCTGGCTGCTCGGCGAAACCGACAGCGACCCGGCGAAGCTGCTGGACCTCGGCCCGCGTTCGGCGGTGGTCACCCTCGGCGCCCGCGGCGCGCTGGTGGTGGAGCGGACCGGCAGCACCGAGGTGGCTTCGGAAAAGGTGGCGGCCGTGGACACCACCGGTGCCGGGGATGCCTTCGCCGGTGCCCTCGCCGCCGCGCTCGCCGAGGGCGCCACCCTCGCCGACGCCGCCCGGCGGGCGGTCCGGGTCGCCGCGTTCTCGGTGACCAAGCCCGGCGCCCAGCCCTCCTACCCGACGGCCGCCGAACTCGGCTGA
- a CDS encoding YbaB/EbfC family nucleoid-associated protein, translating into MEQPQQLFDAFEAKMAAAQQHANQMAAEMEQVTVGERSRDGQIAVEVDHLGNLTGLQIGAAARAKPDLAEEIMRTMRAAQSKLAEAVRTGVPSISGSETEAEVVGRLHSMYPEPEPDSYVEGGAPEAAAPNRFIPEEERHETAPQPKPQPKPEPKPKPPAPPRPQRPDAPQGHDDDYFSGGFLR; encoded by the coding sequence GTGGAGCAGCCCCAGCAGTTGTTCGACGCCTTCGAAGCGAAGATGGCCGCTGCTCAGCAGCACGCCAACCAGATGGCCGCGGAGATGGAGCAGGTCACGGTCGGCGAGCGCAGCCGGGACGGCCAGATCGCGGTCGAGGTGGATCACCTCGGCAACCTCACCGGGCTGCAGATCGGCGCGGCCGCGAGGGCCAAACCGGACCTCGCCGAGGAGATCATGCGCACCATGCGGGCCGCGCAGAGCAAGCTCGCCGAGGCGGTCCGGACCGGGGTGCCGTCGATCAGCGGCAGCGAGACCGAGGCCGAGGTGGTCGGGCGGCTGCATTCGATGTACCCGGAACCGGAGCCCGATTCCTACGTCGAAGGTGGGGCGCCGGAGGCAGCCGCGCCGAACCGGTTCATTCCCGAGGAGGAGCGGCACGAGACGGCGCCCCAACCCAAGCCCCAACCCAAGCCGGAACCCAAGCCCAAGCCACCGGCGCCCCCGCGCCCGCAGCGGCCGGACGCTCCACAGGGTCATGACGACGACTACTTCTCGGGAGGTTTCCTCCGATGA